One region of Pseudoalteromonas galatheae genomic DNA includes:
- a CDS encoding helix-turn-helix domain-containing protein gives MNFTLLDDTDVSQAYAAYLRELRKQAKLSRSALAERSCVPAATIKKFELTGQISFRQLLLLWQTLDSLDRLYQLTQSNKERATMPSSIDEVLKDEF, from the coding sequence ATGAATTTTACCTTACTTGATGATACCGATGTAAGCCAAGCTTATGCGGCTTATTTGCGTGAGTTACGAAAGCAGGCAAAACTGTCACGATCTGCATTGGCTGAGCGAAGCTGTGTACCTGCGGCCACCATTAAGAAGTTTGAGCTAACTGGGCAAATTTCATTTCGCCAATTGTTGTTGCTCTGGCAAACCCTCGACTCATTGGATAGGCTTTATCAGCTCACACAATCTAACAAAGAGCGCGCTACAATGCCCTCTAGTATTGATGAGGTGCTAAAAGATGAGTTTTAA
- a CDS encoding type II toxin-antitoxin system HipA family toxin: MSFKPIQKLMVTRRLSSGEQVAVGVLAQNRQGVFFQYADSYLQQFGNLSPFTLHSSTQVQVAPKAPHQGVHGVFGDCLPDGWGMLLQDRIFRQKGILPNLLTAMDRLAFVGDKGMGALSFSPVSEFSTTTNANIDLATLGLEAQTLFDSSMSDYMDDNHDELDGHTQQVLAALVAGGSSGGARPKAQIYMPAGETQYCRTFAQPRDEAWLIKFTSKNLALGHEEGLCEAVYLQMAELAKCQPPQWQLIEAPPTSGASAWLALKRFDYVTEQTNLSGNRSSGRLHMHSACGLLDADFRTPSLDYIDLIKASRQLCKSPAAGQLQFRRAVFNLLSSNQDDHSKNWAFLQVDDGQWDPAPFYDVTYSPHPFNEHATAFGGYGKAPPLKVMQKLATSAGYGSWHDARQVIEEVAEAISQFTYLAQQQGISKTTASAITKTLEQRKQENAALFQ, encoded by the coding sequence ATGAGTTTTAAACCCATTCAAAAACTCATGGTAACTCGTAGATTAAGCTCAGGTGAGCAGGTTGCTGTAGGGGTCTTGGCGCAGAATCGGCAAGGCGTTTTTTTTCAGTATGCAGACAGCTATTTGCAGCAGTTTGGCAATTTATCACCTTTTACTTTGCATTCGAGCACACAAGTTCAAGTCGCACCTAAAGCGCCGCATCAAGGTGTACATGGCGTATTTGGAGATTGTTTGCCCGATGGCTGGGGCATGCTGTTGCAAGATCGTATTTTCCGGCAAAAGGGCATCCTGCCTAATCTATTAACGGCGATGGATAGGTTAGCCTTTGTCGGTGATAAAGGCATGGGAGCGCTGTCTTTTTCTCCAGTGTCTGAGTTTTCAACCACGACGAACGCTAACATTGATTTAGCTACTTTAGGCTTAGAAGCGCAAACGCTGTTCGATTCTTCAATGTCAGATTATATGGATGATAATCACGATGAGTTAGATGGACATACTCAGCAGGTACTGGCTGCATTAGTCGCGGGTGGTAGTTCGGGTGGGGCAAGGCCAAAAGCGCAGATTTATATGCCTGCTGGGGAAACTCAGTATTGTCGAACCTTTGCTCAGCCTAGAGATGAGGCTTGGCTGATTAAATTTACCTCGAAGAATCTCGCGCTCGGCCATGAAGAAGGTTTGTGTGAGGCGGTTTATTTACAAATGGCAGAACTTGCTAAGTGTCAACCGCCGCAATGGCAACTCATTGAAGCACCACCTACAAGCGGTGCGTCTGCCTGGTTGGCGCTTAAGCGTTTTGATTATGTCACGGAGCAGACCAATTTAAGCGGCAATCGCAGTTCAGGTCGCCTGCATATGCACAGCGCTTGCGGGCTGCTGGATGCAGACTTTAGAACGCCAAGTTTAGATTACATTGATTTAATTAAAGCCAGCCGTCAGTTGTGTAAATCGCCTGCGGCTGGACAACTACAATTTCGCCGTGCCGTTTTTAACCTGCTGTCGTCTAATCAAGACGACCACAGTAAAAACTGGGCGTTTTTGCAAGTGGATGACGGTCAATGGGATCCTGCCCCTTTTTACGATGTTACCTACAGCCCACACCCATTTAACGAACACGCCACTGCGTTCGGAGGTTATGGCAAAGCGCCACCACTTAAAGTGATGCAAAAACTAGCGACCAGTGCTGGTTATGGGAGTTGGCATGATGCAAGGCAAGTCATTGAAGAAGTTGCAGAAGCCATCAGTCAATTTACTTATCTTGCACAGCAGCAAGGGATCAGTAAAACGACAGCATCTGCGATTACTAAAACACTGGAGCAGCGCAAACAAGAAAATGCAGCGCTTTTTCAATGA
- a CDS encoding DUF6933 domain-containing protein gives MINLFCTQKLIAKLPVNEGVIPTCSDTKLTDLSPPNTHPLSDWHANLLTIQRRNCVLLMHNQTRFPVFIIGLTKPDFAKLDFLFADSFMNTLLKVGATNQQLQKAASLLGPLTIAKANNRSVQGTMNQMKGDIEHQLWFDQINIMDCSPYRTAAWLAERPCMVKGQKDCIWPIKEMLALLS, from the coding sequence ATGATTAACCTGTTCTGTACACAAAAACTCATTGCAAAGCTCCCTGTCAATGAAGGAGTTATACCCACTTGTTCCGATACAAAGCTGACTGATTTAAGCCCGCCAAACACTCACCCTTTGTCAGATTGGCATGCTAATTTGCTCACAATACAACGCAGAAACTGTGTGCTCCTGATGCATAATCAAACCCGCTTTCCGGTATTTATTATTGGTCTCACCAAACCAGATTTTGCAAAGTTAGATTTTCTATTTGCTGATAGCTTTATGAATACCTTGCTAAAAGTAGGTGCAACTAACCAGCAATTACAAAAAGCAGCTTCATTACTCGGCCCGCTAACAATCGCCAAAGCCAATAACCGTAGTGTGCAAGGGACGATGAATCAAATGAAAGGCGATATAGAACATCAACTTTGGTTCGACCAAATTAACATCATGGATTGTTCGCCTTATAGAACTGCCGCCTGGTTAGCTGAACGCCCTTGCATGGTTAAAGGACAAAAAGACTGTATTTGGCCAATTAAGGAAATGCTCGCTTTATTAAGCTAA
- a CDS encoding YicC/YloC family endoribonuclease: protein MIHSMTAYARKEVKGDWGTGVWEIRSVNQRYLETFIRAPEQFRGLEPVIRERLRKHLQRGKVEVFLKFTANPAHVGQLTVNESLAKQLVESAKWLQSQSGGDINPVDILRWPGVMEAEEVDLDTVNSELLGGFDELIEDFKAARASEGENLETMLTTRLDGILEQVAIVEGHMPEVTKWQREKLSQKLEELKTDIDEGRLEQELIYLAQKQDVAEELDRLKSHVKETHKILKKGGACGRRLDFMMQEFNRESNTLASKSINSDITNAAVELKVLIEQMREQIQNIE from the coding sequence ATGATCCATAGTATGACCGCCTACGCCCGCAAAGAAGTGAAAGGTGACTGGGGCACTGGGGTTTGGGAAATTCGTTCAGTTAATCAACGCTACCTCGAAACCTTTATCCGCGCACCAGAACAATTTAGAGGCTTAGAGCCAGTAATACGTGAACGCCTGCGTAAACACCTACAACGCGGCAAAGTTGAAGTATTCCTAAAGTTCACCGCAAATCCTGCGCACGTTGGCCAACTAACCGTTAACGAATCGCTTGCAAAGCAACTTGTTGAAAGCGCAAAGTGGCTACAATCACAAAGCGGCGGTGATATTAATCCTGTAGATATTCTACGCTGGCCAGGCGTAATGGAAGCCGAAGAAGTCGACTTAGATACCGTAAACAGCGAACTGTTAGGTGGCTTTGATGAGCTAATAGAAGACTTTAAAGCTGCACGAGCAAGTGAAGGCGAAAACCTAGAAACCATGCTCACTACTCGTCTTGACGGTATTCTAGAGCAAGTTGCCATCGTTGAAGGCCACATGCCTGAAGTCACTAAGTGGCAACGTGAAAAACTTTCACAAAAATTAGAAGAACTAAAAACCGATATCGACGAAGGCCGCCTAGAGCAAGAACTGATTTACCTTGCGCAAAAGCAAGATGTTGCAGAAGAACTCGACCGCCTCAAGTCACACGTCAAAGAAACCCACAAAATCCTAAAAAAAGGAGGCGCTTGTGGCCGTCGTTTAGACTTTATGATGCAAGAATTCAACCGCGAATCTAACACCCTAGCCTCAAAGTCAATCAACAGCGACATCACCAACGCCGCCGTTGAACTTAAAGTTCTAATTGAGCAAATGCGCGAGCAGATCCAAAATATTGAATAA
- the rph gene encoding ribonuclease PH — MRPSERTANQIRPVTFTRNYTMHAEGSVMVEFGNTKVLCTASVEAGVPRFMKGQGKGWITAEYGMLPRSTHTRNNREAARGKQGGRTMEIQRLIARALRAAVDLKALGENTITIDCDVIQADGGTRTASISGACVALVDALTHMRAKGMINVNPLKFMIAAISVGVYKGQPITDLEYLEDSEAETDMNVIMTETGKLIEVQGTAEGEPFSFDELDELLGLAKHSIREIIDLQKQALA, encoded by the coding sequence ATGCGTCCAAGCGAAAGAACTGCAAATCAGATCAGGCCGGTTACATTTACTCGTAACTATACAATGCACGCTGAAGGCTCAGTAATGGTAGAGTTTGGTAACACAAAAGTGTTATGTACGGCTTCTGTAGAAGCAGGTGTGCCTCGCTTTATGAAAGGTCAAGGCAAGGGCTGGATCACCGCAGAATACGGTATGCTTCCGCGCTCTACACATACGCGCAACAACCGTGAAGCGGCGCGTGGCAAACAAGGTGGCCGCACCATGGAGATTCAACGCTTAATCGCGCGTGCACTTCGTGCCGCAGTTGATTTAAAAGCGTTAGGTGAGAATACTATTACTATCGACTGTGATGTAATTCAAGCGGACGGTGGTACACGTACGGCGTCAATTAGCGGTGCTTGTGTGGCATTGGTAGATGCACTAACGCACATGCGTGCCAAAGGCATGATCAATGTAAACCCATTAAAGTTTATGATAGCGGCAATCTCGGTTGGGGTTTATAAAGGTCAGCCAATTACCGATCTAGAATATCTTGAAGATTCAGAAGCCGAAACAGACATGAACGTTATCATGACTGAAACTGGCAAACTGATTGAAGTACAAGGTACTGCCGAGGGTGAACCTTTCTCGTTCGATGAGCTAGACGAGTTACTTGGTCTGGCGAAGCACTCAATTCGTGAGATCATCGATCTACAAAAACAAGCGTTAGCGTAA
- the pyrE gene encoding orotate phosphoribosyltransferase yields the protein MKQYQKEFIEFALEKQVLKFGEFTLKSGRTSPYFFNAGLFNTGRDLARLGRFYASALEDAGIEFDVLFGPAYKGIPIATTTAVALADHHNKDVPYCFNRKEKKEHGEGGNLVGSALEGRIMLVDDVITAGTAIRESMEIIAANGADLAGVLIALDRQEKGKAELSAIQEVERDFSTQVVSIVKLADLITYLEQQGGMDAHLDAVKAYRDSYGVA from the coding sequence ATGAAACAGTATCAAAAAGAGTTTATTGAATTTGCCTTAGAAAAGCAGGTGCTTAAGTTTGGCGAGTTTACGTTAAAGTCTGGCCGTACTAGCCCTTATTTTTTCAATGCAGGCTTGTTTAACACGGGTCGTGATCTGGCCCGTTTAGGTCGCTTCTATGCTTCGGCATTGGAAGATGCTGGTATTGAGTTTGATGTGTTGTTTGGCCCAGCGTACAAAGGTATTCCTATCGCGACAACGACTGCGGTCGCGCTTGCCGATCATCACAATAAAGACGTGCCTTACTGCTTTAATCGTAAAGAAAAGAAAGAGCACGGTGAAGGCGGCAACTTAGTGGGTTCAGCGCTTGAGGGCCGTATCATGTTAGTTGATGATGTGATCACCGCAGGTACTGCGATTCGGGAGTCAATGGAAATCATTGCCGCTAACGGTGCAGATCTTGCCGGTGTATTAATCGCCTTGGATCGCCAAGAAAAAGGTAAAGCTGAACTTTCTGCTATTCAGGAAGTTGAGCGCGACTTTAGTACTCAAGTGGTGTCCATCGTGAAATTGGCTGATCTGATCACTTACCTTGAGCAACAAGGTGGTATGGATGCGCATTTAGACGCTGTTAAAGCATACCGTGATAGTTACGGTGTAGCGTAA
- a CDS encoding response regulator transcription factor, producing the protein MFVKEYSNNPLAWQDRAFFILTHARANTGSANYTVLIKVLETLGHTVKVDTRLPDLELREQTALFLVDTEHRDCNELISAEVKLLAAKHKVVLFNAVQESVNEKTALLGNVKGILYRNAPPETLFQGLSSVLKGELWFCRSAISEAFSELIAAMPQALPNSDIILSSEELHMLTGREKSVIKLIAAGAKNEDIADRLNISSHTVKTHIYSAFKKTNSRNRVELANWALRHIPIVSLN; encoded by the coding sequence ATGTTTGTAAAGGAATATTCTAACAATCCACTAGCATGGCAAGACAGAGCATTTTTTATTCTGACGCATGCTCGAGCCAACACAGGCTCTGCAAACTACACCGTACTTATTAAAGTACTCGAGACGCTCGGGCATACAGTCAAAGTTGATACTCGACTACCAGATCTTGAGCTGCGTGAACAAACCGCGTTATTTTTGGTAGATACAGAGCACCGAGATTGCAATGAGCTTATCAGTGCTGAAGTAAAACTGTTAGCAGCGAAGCACAAGGTTGTACTTTTCAATGCGGTTCAAGAAAGTGTAAATGAGAAAACCGCATTACTCGGCAATGTGAAAGGTATACTTTATCGCAACGCCCCACCAGAGACGTTATTTCAAGGGTTAAGTAGCGTGCTCAAAGGAGAGCTTTGGTTTTGTCGTAGTGCTATTTCAGAGGCATTTAGTGAACTGATTGCCGCCATGCCACAAGCATTGCCTAACAGCGACATAATCTTAAGTAGTGAAGAGTTACATATGCTTACCGGCAGAGAAAAATCTGTGATCAAACTTATTGCTGCTGGCGCGAAAAACGAAGATATTGCGGATAGACTAAACATCAGCAGTCACACTGTTAAAACGCATATTTATAGCGCGTTTAAAAAAACCAATTCACGCAACCGTGTTGAACTTGCTAATTGGGCGCTACGCCATATACCGATAGTGAGTTTGAATTAA
- a CDS encoding M23 family metallopeptidase, with protein MKRHYLSACLIALLSHQATAAGQHDSVAMPEFTAEHINTLPISSVMAVDPELFLFSNALQQVDWQQVLDSTAPHLKDKLEVILHYAGYASINPKLLLALMELESGVISNPNNQALFAPFGTLSDEHGFDAQVKDVALNLSARYYAFQKLRDEGKAKKLPAVNEATVALADLTHTSVDALLNTYQTLFNGESLALKADNSIAFNEQASTQAVSAASFSMSFPWPSGYAWYSGGAHSNTGSGYPYSSLDFNNGSGGWGSNTPWVQAAHGGTVTRYSACNIRVTHSSGYSTQYYHMENLQYNTGDVISAGAWLGRYADDKATALCQGGQSSGPHVHFSLLYNGGHISLHNWYISGYRIDVGNYNYDDNCSRFFFEKNGYRTCAWRALYK; from the coding sequence ATGAAACGCCACTATCTATCAGCGTGTTTAATCGCGCTCCTCTCACATCAAGCAACAGCTGCAGGTCAGCATGACTCTGTAGCTATGCCTGAATTTACTGCTGAACACATCAATACCTTACCTATTTCTAGTGTGATGGCCGTAGACCCTGAACTGTTCCTTTTCAGTAATGCTTTACAGCAAGTAGATTGGCAGCAAGTACTTGATAGCACTGCACCGCATTTAAAAGACAAGCTCGAAGTGATCTTACACTATGCTGGATACGCCAGTATTAACCCTAAGTTATTGCTGGCACTAATGGAGCTCGAGTCAGGCGTGATAAGCAACCCAAATAATCAAGCTCTCTTTGCACCGTTTGGTACACTCTCTGATGAACATGGGTTTGATGCGCAAGTAAAAGATGTAGCACTTAATTTGAGTGCAAGATACTACGCATTTCAAAAACTTCGCGATGAGGGCAAAGCTAAAAAGTTACCAGCAGTAAACGAAGCAACAGTCGCACTTGCAGATCTAACACACACATCGGTAGATGCCCTACTCAATACTTACCAAACTTTATTTAACGGTGAGTCGTTGGCATTAAAAGCAGACAACAGCATCGCTTTTAATGAACAAGCTTCAACACAAGCGGTATCCGCTGCTAGCTTTAGCATGAGCTTCCCATGGCCATCCGGTTACGCTTGGTATAGCGGTGGCGCACACTCAAATACGGGCTCTGGTTACCCTTACTCATCGCTTGATTTTAATAACGGTTCGGGTGGCTGGGGAAGTAATACACCTTGGGTTCAAGCAGCACATGGCGGTACGGTTACCCGCTACTCAGCTTGTAATATTCGCGTGACTCACTCAAGCGGCTATTCGACTCAGTATTACCATATGGAAAACCTGCAATATAACACTGGTGATGTCATTTCTGCAGGTGCTTGGCTTGGCCGTTACGCGGACGATAAAGCAACAGCATTATGCCAGGGCGGTCAATCCAGCGGTCCTCACGTTCACTTTTCTCTGCTGTACAACGGTGGACATATTTCACTACATAACTGGTATATCAGTGGTTACCGTATCGATGTGGGTAACTACAATTACGATGATAACTGTAGCCGTTTCTTCTTTGAAAAAAATGGTTATCGCACCTGTGCATGGCGCGCGTTATATAAGTAA
- a CDS encoding GGDEF domain-containing response regulator gives MNTWLIYLLEDNDEDAYLVKRTLANTDGRQKFNVKHFKNLEQLKTALNTVKPEAILIDLNIDESQGLATLIKVKQLPISAPIIVLTGVSETLFGEKAIQLGAQDYIPKHEVSGPLLARTISFSKERYEMQRNLENLVVMDRLTMLHNRGAFDSELERAISESERYGHGFGVLFIDLDNFKPVNDQLGHQAGDQLLKILSAKLKMYKRASDFVARYGGDEFVVIATHLTEKNQLQKLAQHKYDLLSDNYCLQDESANIREVKLDLSIGAVIYPTDATSAEELVAKADKAMYHAKTNHLPYALYSDAGLTSK, from the coding sequence ATGAATACATGGCTGATTTATCTTCTTGAAGACAACGATGAAGATGCTTACTTAGTGAAGCGCACGCTTGCAAATACTGACGGTAGACAGAAGTTTAATGTTAAGCATTTCAAAAATTTAGAGCAACTTAAAACCGCATTAAACACAGTCAAACCAGAAGCCATTCTTATCGATTTGAACATTGATGAGAGCCAAGGCCTTGCTACGCTGATTAAAGTAAAACAACTGCCTATCAGCGCTCCTATCATCGTGTTAACAGGGGTGTCTGAAACGCTGTTTGGCGAAAAAGCAATTCAGCTTGGTGCTCAAGATTACATACCAAAACACGAAGTGAGCGGCCCACTGTTGGCGCGTACAATATCCTTCTCAAAAGAACGTTATGAAATGCAGCGGAACTTGGAGAACCTGGTGGTGATGGATAGGCTCACTATGCTACATAACCGCGGCGCATTTGATAGCGAACTAGAACGCGCGATTTCTGAATCAGAGCGATATGGCCATGGATTTGGTGTGCTGTTTATTGATCTCGATAACTTTAAACCTGTCAACGATCAGCTAGGTCATCAAGCGGGCGATCAACTGCTAAAAATACTGTCGGCTAAACTTAAAATGTATAAACGCGCTTCAGACTTTGTAGCACGCTACGGTGGTGATGAATTTGTTGTTATAGCCACTCACCTAACAGAAAAAAATCAATTACAAAAACTTGCTCAGCATAAATATGACTTGCTCAGCGATAATTACTGCCTCCAAGATGAAAGTGCAAATATCCGCGAAGTAAAGCTGGACTTAAGTATTGGTGCGGTGATTTACCCAACTGACGCCACATCGGCTGAAGAGTTAGTTGCTAAAGCAGATAAAGCTATGTATCACGCTAAGACTAATCACTTACCTTACGCGTTATACTCGGATGCAGGGCTCACATCAAAATAA
- a CDS encoding response regulator: protein MELLLVEDDPDDVYFFKRAYSSLANAPELKIFSDGHELLHYLNSIATYDQVILLDLNMPKMSGFEVMEVLKKEQVADKLITVCYTTSTHHSDIRKAYQLGAKSYITKPGRLSDLESLIKLIKQYWFDNNCVVRG, encoded by the coding sequence ATGGAACTGTTATTAGTTGAGGATGATCCTGATGATGTCTACTTTTTTAAAAGGGCATACAGCAGCCTTGCCAATGCGCCGGAGCTTAAGATTTTTTCTGACGGTCATGAACTGTTGCACTATCTCAATTCTATCGCAACCTATGATCAGGTTATTTTATTGGATTTAAACATGCCAAAAATGAGTGGCTTTGAGGTCATGGAAGTGTTAAAAAAAGAACAAGTTGCCGATAAATTAATAACTGTATGCTATACCACCTCCACTCACCACAGTGACATTCGAAAAGCATATCAATTAGGTGCTAAGTCATATATTACCAAGCCCGGACGCTTAAGTGATTTAGAGTCATTGATCAAATTAATCAAGCAGTATTGGTTTGACAATAACTGTGTCGTGCGAGGGTAA
- a CDS encoding PAS domain-containing sensor histidine kinase, producing the protein MDLNSFESFFNSAYMPHGHCYLWQPHLLWTNVISDILIAAAYFSIPMAIMIYAKQRPDVGKNWVFVLFCSFITLCGLTHLIGVYTVWHGAYGIHGISKAVTAFISMVTAVYLFRLIPSAVAIPTPNQFHGVTARLKRITDEKQALHSQLDQHRVTEFMLNALPTSTLLLDQLLSISKCNPYFYRELGYDSPNELLGLRLHDIVSLDDPFDSLESISQSLLDQNDFSKEALCHVKDKFGNQIPMEMRLVQEPHDGTNLILAVFNNLSSLKRTERALADSTEQMKRAIGATEDGIWEWNVVDNSVSYSARLKTMIGKREDEKVTFDDWFAHIHPDHQDKVQDAIDHHFTTKEQYLVEYLGCDNKGEYAWFSAVGNSQFDDHGRALVMSGALRNIHQKKSLELQIAEKNKILNAIYEGASQAIWLLKVEEKQTFRVLEYNKFACQRTGVKLDEILGKTLSELRGTVLEATLVDRVEKNYQLCVKVAKPVDYTEMVPFKNKEYWYQTTLYPLKDSKNQVERIVGIAVDITARKFAEKELKDNQHFLQRMIDSAVCGLYLYDFKLHKNTRINKRYTQLLGYTFEELTSANLELCFHESERALVYEHIDEVRASQDGELIPIKYRFKHKEGHWVWCYSVDTVITRDHNGEPELMLGTFVDMTEHTELLLQLQESNAHLEHFAYIASHDLQEPLRKITAFSDSLAQRITPELTGYDDAKFEIDRLVDASQRMRIMIQDLLKLSRLHSHELKLQTTNLTLLLEDISEVMSFSIEESGAEIKLENGDLPIKLDPSLFLQVLQNLISNSIKFKSPKLTPVIQIYTSQTSHETVIHYKDNGLGIPKSRRQQIFEPFRRFGTTQEYGSGIGLALCKQIVKLHSGSIKCLQSDDGALFEIILPKEAKG; encoded by the coding sequence ATGGATTTGAACTCATTTGAGTCATTTTTTAATAGCGCGTATATGCCTCATGGCCATTGCTATTTATGGCAACCTCACCTGCTATGGACCAATGTTATCTCCGATATTTTGATAGCCGCCGCCTATTTCTCTATCCCCATGGCGATTATGATTTATGCGAAACAGCGTCCTGACGTTGGTAAAAATTGGGTCTTTGTGCTGTTTTGTAGTTTCATCACCTTATGTGGGCTGACACATTTAATAGGTGTTTACACCGTTTGGCATGGCGCTTACGGTATCCATGGCATCTCAAAAGCAGTCACAGCGTTTATCTCAATGGTAACAGCGGTTTATCTTTTTAGACTGATCCCAAGCGCAGTTGCAATCCCAACCCCCAATCAATTCCATGGCGTAACCGCAAGACTCAAACGCATTACCGATGAAAAGCAGGCACTTCATTCACAACTCGACCAACACAGAGTGACCGAGTTTATGCTCAATGCCTTACCAACCAGTACCTTATTACTTGACCAATTGCTGTCTATCAGTAAGTGCAATCCTTACTTCTATCGTGAACTTGGCTATGACTCTCCTAACGAGCTGCTGGGACTGAGACTCCATGACATCGTCAGCTTGGATGATCCTTTTGATAGTCTTGAGTCAATTAGTCAATCACTACTTGACCAAAATGATTTTAGTAAAGAAGCGCTATGTCACGTTAAAGACAAATTTGGAAATCAAATTCCAATGGAAATGCGCCTCGTACAAGAGCCTCATGATGGCACCAACCTAATTCTTGCAGTATTTAACAATCTCTCTTCTCTTAAACGCACCGAGCGGGCACTAGCCGACTCTACAGAGCAAATGAAGCGCGCCATTGGTGCAACTGAGGATGGTATTTGGGAGTGGAATGTTGTTGACAATAGTGTAAGTTATTCTGCTCGCTTGAAAACCATGATCGGTAAAAGGGAAGATGAAAAAGTTACTTTTGATGATTGGTTTGCACATATCCATCCAGACCACCAAGATAAAGTGCAAGATGCCATAGACCATCACTTTACCACCAAGGAGCAATATCTAGTCGAGTACTTAGGATGTGATAACAAGGGGGAATACGCTTGGTTTTCCGCCGTAGGAAACAGCCAATTTGACGACCACGGCAGAGCTTTGGTGATGTCTGGGGCACTTAGAAACATCCATCAGAAAAAATCCCTTGAGCTACAGATTGCAGAAAAAAACAAAATACTCAATGCCATATATGAAGGCGCAAGTCAGGCTATTTGGTTATTAAAGGTAGAAGAAAAGCAAACATTTCGAGTCCTTGAGTACAATAAATTTGCTTGTCAGCGCACTGGCGTAAAACTTGATGAAATATTGGGGAAAACCCTCAGTGAACTCAGAGGGACAGTGTTAGAAGCGACGTTAGTAGATAGAGTCGAAAAAAACTACCAACTTTGCGTTAAGGTCGCAAAACCCGTAGATTACACCGAAATGGTACCATTCAAAAATAAAGAGTATTGGTACCAAACGACTCTTTATCCACTCAAAGATAGTAAAAACCAAGTTGAGCGTATCGTCGGTATTGCTGTAGATATTACGGCGCGAAAGTTCGCAGAAAAAGAGCTGAAAGACAATCAACACTTTTTGCAACGAATGATAGATTCAGCTGTGTGTGGTCTTTATCTCTACGACTTTAAGCTTCACAAAAACACTCGTATAAATAAACGTTACACTCAGCTATTGGGTTATACTTTTGAAGAGCTTACCAGTGCAAATCTAGAGCTGTGTTTTCATGAAAGTGAACGCGCACTCGTTTACGAGCATATAGATGAAGTGAGAGCAAGCCAAGACGGTGAACTTATTCCAATCAAATATCGGTTTAAGCACAAAGAAGGACATTGGGTTTGGTGTTACTCAGTCGATACCGTGATCACTCGAGATCATAATGGCGAGCCAGAATTAATGCTCGGTACTTTTGTCGATATGACCGAGCACACCGAATTGCTATTGCAATTGCAAGAATCAAACGCTCACCTTGAGCACTTTGCCTACATTGCATCTCATGATTTGCAAGAGCCGCTCAGAAAGATCACTGCTTTTTCAGACAGTTTGGCGCAAAGAATTACGCCAGAGTTAACAGGTTATGACGATGCAAAATTTGAAATAGATCGCTTGGTTGATGCCAGTCAACGGATGCGGATCATGATCCAAGACTTACTCAAATTATCACGCTTGCATTCTCATGAGCTGAAGCTACAAACAACCAATCTAACTTTGTTATTAGAAGATATCTCTGAAGTGATGAGCTTTAGTATCGAGGAAAGCGGTGCAGAAATTAAACTCGAGAATGGTGACTTACCTATCAAACTTGATCCCTCGCTTTTTCTTCAAGTACTGCAAAACTTAATCAGTAACAGCATTAAATTTAAGTCACCAAAGCTTACGCCAGTGATCCAAATTTACACTAGCCAAACCAGTCATGAAACGGTGATCCATTATAAAGACAATGGACTTGGGATCCCAAAATCTCGACGCCAGCAAATCTTTGAACCGTTTAGACGCTTTGGCACCACGCAAGAGTATGGCAGTGGTATTGGGCTTGCGCTGTGCAAACAAATCGTAAAATTACATAGCGGCTCAATAAAATGCCTGCAAAGTGATGATGGCGCTTTATTTGAAATCATACTGCCAAAAGAGGCAAAGGGGTAA
- a CDS encoding YfhL family 4Fe-4S dicluster ferredoxin yields MALLINDKCINCDMCDPECPNQAIYMGDKIYQIDPDKCTECVGHYDTPTCVSVCPIDCIKPDPNHKESLDQLAEKYLRLTE; encoded by the coding sequence ATGGCATTACTGATTAATGATAAATGTATCAACTGTGATATGTGCGACCCTGAGTGTCCTAATCAAGCCATTTACATGGGCGATAAAATTTATCAAATTGACCCTGACAAATGCACTGAATGCGTCGGCCATTACGACACACCAACTTGTGTGAGTGTCTGCCCCATTGATTGCATCAAACCAGATCCAAACCACAAAGAAAGCCTTGATCAGTTAGCCGAAAAGTACCTTAGACTCACTGAGTAA